Genomic DNA from Spirochaetota bacterium:
GGCGTCGGGCTTGATGATGGAAAACGTTCTTTCGTGCGGCATAGTTTCTCCTGTTTCGAGGAGTATATCACCTGTGTTCTATCTTGTCAAAAACGCGCAACACGGAAATCCGGGAGAAGGGAGAAACCACTGAGGGCACAGAGGAAGATGAGAATATGAAGAAGGGCGAAATTACGAAGCCCTGGTGACGGAAAAGATGAATGTATCGAAATACGCCCGCTGAATATTCTTCGGTGTGCTCACGAGGACGCGGTTCAATTCCTGTATCTCGGCGAGAAGCCATGCGCTCCGCGAGAGCGTCATAGTCGCGGCGTATTTCCTGTCCTGTTCGAGCGCCCAGGGGTTCACCTTGGCCGCTTTCGCTATCTCCTGCGTCGATGCTTTCCCGTAGAGGACGATGTAGTGGAGGTTGAGGAATTTGTAAAAGACGAGCCCGGCGAGTTCGGGGAGCGAACGGTCGGTGCGGCGGAGGAGGGTGTATGCCTTCCGTGCATCCTTTGCGAGGAGCGCCTCGGCGAATTCGAAGCCGACGTCCATTTTCGTCGTATGCGTGAAGTCCTTGACGCCGCCGATGTCGATGAGCTCCTTGTCCGCATGGAAGTCGATTATCTTGACGAGTTCCTGCTCCATGTCGTGATACCCGAGGCGCATATTGTCGACCAGGTAATTGACGGCGTCCTTGCTTATCATTTTCCCGCGCGCGCGGCAGTACTGCACCGTCCACTCCCGTATATCGCGTTCGTCCGGTTCGGGGAAATCGATGAAGCGTATGTCGGCGAGACCTTCCTTGTGGAGAACGTCATCGGCGAGCTTCTTATCGGTATCGAGTATGAGGAGCGTTGCTGATGACGGGTGCGAGGCATATTCGATGACACCATCCGTGTTGCCCTGTTCATACCCGTGGATGACCACCAGGCGCATGGGGTGTCCCATAGGCGCGGTGTTGCAGACGTCGGCGATGGGCTCGGCGTCCTCGCCGTAGATGACGGTGTGATTGAAATCCCTGCCCGCATCTTCCGGGAATATACGTGTTTCGACCGCGTGGATGAACTTCTTCTTGAAGAGCGTTTCGCTGCCGGTGAGCACGATGATGCCGGAAAGCTTCATTCGCGGGAATTCGTTCATGAGCATGTTGTAATCACGCTCAGTGCGTATGATGTCGGGCTTCATCGCTCACTCGCATTGGTGTTCGATACCGTCGAGAGCCGATAGAGCATGCCCGCATCCCCCATGCGTACTGCCCGGGTGTCGCCGAAATCGTACTGTGTCCGCTGGAACCCATACCGGACATATTCGTTCAGGAGCAGCGTGATGTTCGATGAGAAGTCGGCATAGAGCTCTTCCCGGGTGCGCACCGGCGGAGTGAGGCGGTTGTAATACACGCAGTAGACGACGCGGTTCGTGATGAGGTTCTGCGCGGTCTTTCGGTGATAGAGCGAGAAATTGACGGCGAGGTACTCACGGACACGGTCCGCCTCCCGTGCCCGCGATTCCGATATCGTTTTGACGGAATGATAGGAAAGCATGCCGCTCACGATGAGATCGGCCGTGCGCGGTGCTGCGGCGAGCACAAGTCCGTTCGCTTCCGGGAGTATGCGCCGCATATCGTCGAGGAGCGTGTCCTCGAGGCGGCTTAACGGTGTTTCATTGGCGAACGTCGCTATGTAGACATTGGTGATATCGATGGGGATGAAACGGTTAACGCTCGTCGAGGGCGCCGTTTTCTCGTTGCGCGGGATGACGAGCGCTTTTGCGTTCTCGCCGGTCTTGCATGACATGAGCACGATAGAGAGCATGAGGAGTGCTGCGCGTTTCATGCGAGCGATACCATGAGAGAGCAGTCGAGCGAGGAGAGCTGCTCGCGTATCGGCAGACGCCCGCTCATATGCGGGAGGAGGAATACCGGTGTGGGCTTAATCTGATCGCTCAGGAATGAGCATGCGTGCGATTCGGAGCCGTCGTCATCGGTGCGGGTGCGGTTCAATACGACAAGGGCGATCTTTATCCCGTGATGACAGAGCGCTTCGCAGCTTAAGAGCGTACTGTTGATGGCGCCGAGCGATGCGTCGGCGACGAGCACGACGGGCATGGCGAGCTCCTTGAACAGATCGATGAAGAAATAGTTGCTCAGTATGGGGGTGTACAGTCCCCCGGCACCCTCGATGACGAGGGAATCATATGCCGTCGACAGGGATGCTGCCGTGCGCGCGACCTCGGTCGAAGTGACCGCGACGCCCATTGCTTGTGCGGCATGGAACGGTGAGAGGGGCGGGGTAAGTGCGTAGGTCACGTGGATGTCCGAGGCGGAGAGCGGTGAATGGCGCTTGATGAAGTCCACATCGGGTATGACGTGTCGTTTCCCGTCATGGTATACGCCGCTCTGGTACGGCTTGTAATATGCGGTCCGTTTGCCGGCCTGTGCAAAGAGAGAAACGAGTATGGCGGACACATGGGTCTTTCCGACATTCGTTCCGGTACCGGTGACGATCAATGAGCCCATGGTCGGATTATAAGTACCGGGCATATTTTGTCAACGGCAAGACGGGGCATGTATGTTCACAAAATCCGTGATTGATGTATAATCACCGTCAGCATGAAGAGAGAGATCGCGCAAAGACGCAAAGGATGAGAATATCGTGAAGACACACTTCTTCGCGGCTTCGCGGCTTCGCGTGAGCCTGGTCGGATGTTCATTGCGGTATATAGTGATAGGTGCCGCTGTTTCCGCATTACTTGCAGCACAGCCGGGCAGTGACTTTACGTTCGCTGTGCTCAAATACGGCGGCGGCGGCGACTGGTACGAAGGGACGGTCGGCGTCAGGAATCTCATGCAGCTGTTGTCGCGATCGGCGGCTATCGTCCCTGCGAACGATCCTGTCATCGCAGCGCCGCTCGATCCGGGGCTGTACATGCACCCCCTGGTGTTCATGAACGGACACGGGAATATCTCCTTTACCAAGGATGAGGTGCGCGCGCTCAGAAGATATATCGAGGCGGGCGGTTTCATCTTCGCCAACGACGACTACGGCATGGACGCATCGTTCCGCCGGGAGATGAAACGTATCATACCCGAATCGGATCTTGTTGAACTGCCGCGGAGCCACAGGATATATCACGTGCGCTATGATTTTCCCGCGGGGCTGCCGAAGATACACGTGCATGAGGGCGGCGCCCCGAAAGGATACGGCCTCTTTCTCCGCGGGAGGCTTGTCGTGTTCTACGCGTACGATGCCGATATCGCGGATGGATGGGCCGACCCCGAGGTGCACAAGGATGCAGAGGCGAAACGCCTTGAGGGGCTGCGTATGGGAGTGAATGTCATACTGTATGCACTTGAGAACTGAGGACGGGAATAACAATGGGAACTGAATTCTATGTGCGAAAACCGCGGCGCGATATGTTCGCCCTCATACGCCGGGCTGTCATCGGCGTATCGATGGGATTCCTCGCGGCAGGCGGCCTTTCCG
This window encodes:
- the bioD gene encoding dethiobiotin synthase, producing MGSLIVTGTGTNVGKTHVSAILVSLFAQAGKRTAYYKPYQSGVYHDGKRHVIPDVDFIKRHSPLSASDIHVTYALTPPLSPFHAAQAMGVAVTSTEVARTAASLSTAYDSLVIEGAGGLYTPILSNYFFIDLFKELAMPVVLVADASLGAINSTLLSCEALCHHGIKIALVVLNRTRTDDDGSESHACSFLSDQIKPTPVFLLPHMSGRLPIREQLSSLDCSLMVSLA
- a CDS encoding DUF4159 domain-containing protein, producing MKTHFFAASRLRVSLVGCSLRYIVIGAAVSALLAAQPGSDFTFAVLKYGGGGDWYEGTVGVRNLMQLLSRSAAIVPANDPVIAAPLDPGLYMHPLVFMNGHGNISFTKDEVRALRRYIEAGGFIFANDDYGMDASFRREMKRIIPESDLVELPRSHRIYHVRYDFPAGLPKIHVHEGGAPKGYGLFLRGRLVVFYAYDADIADGWADPEVHKDAEAKRLEGLRMGVNVILYALEN